A genomic region of Mycobacteriales bacterium contains the following coding sequences:
- a CDS encoding sigma-70 family RNA polymerase sigma factor — MTTAEGFVEPRDDARGLPELFNAHYRRLLALAILVNDGSRETAEDIVQEAFARLHGRTLADPDRALAYLRATVLNLSRSRLRRLRTARLHQRPDDRALPSAEDDVLLRADQRAVLDAMRGLSPRQREALVLRYWADLSESEVAAAMGLSTGAVKSHTSRGMAALRRTLEPIR, encoded by the coding sequence ATGACGACCGCGGAGGGGTTCGTGGAGCCACGGGACGACGCACGTGGCCTGCCCGAGCTGTTCAACGCCCACTACCGGCGGCTGCTGGCGCTGGCGATCCTCGTGAACGACGGCTCGCGGGAAACCGCGGAGGACATCGTCCAGGAGGCGTTCGCGCGGCTGCACGGCCGGACGCTCGCCGACCCGGACCGCGCGCTGGCGTACCTGCGCGCGACCGTCCTGAACCTGTCGCGGTCGCGGCTGCGCCGGTTGCGCACCGCGCGGCTGCACCAGCGTCCGGACGACCGGGCGCTGCCGTCGGCGGAGGACGACGTGCTGCTGCGCGCCGACCAGCGGGCGGTGCTCGACGCGATGCGCGGCCTGTCGCCGCGGCAGCGCGAGGCGCTGGTCCTGCGGTACTGGGCCGACCTCAGCGAGTCCGAGGTCGCCGCCGCGATGGGCCTGTCGACGGGGGCCGTGAAGTCCCACACCTCGCGCGGCATGGCCGCGCTCCGCCGGACCCTGGAGCCGATCCGATGA
- a CDS encoding acyl-CoA dehydrogenase family protein, producing the protein MNPDFSTYRLAEEHDLLRKSVRAMAEAKIAPRAAEIDATGEFPWDVFEELKRNDLLAIHVPEEYGGPGADAISSAILIEEVARCCAASSLIPAVNKLGTQGMLLSGGEDIKHKYLPKVASGEGMFSYALSEPEAGSDAAAMKTRAVRDGDSYVLDGSKRWITNASVSTYFTVMAVTDPDMGANGISAFVVEKDDPGFSVGKLEKKMGIKGSPTGELYFDGCRIPADRIIGAEGTGFKTALRTLDHTRLTIGAQALGIAQGALDYALGYVKERSQFGKPIASFQAVQFMLADMAMKIEAARQLIYVAAGKAERMEPDLTFISAAAKCFASDVAMEVTVDGVQLLGGYGYVSDYPMERFMRDAKITQIYEGTNQIQRVVMARNLLK; encoded by the coding sequence GTGAACCCCGACTTCTCCACCTACCGGCTCGCCGAGGAGCACGACCTCCTCCGCAAGTCCGTCCGCGCCATGGCCGAGGCCAAGATCGCCCCGCGCGCCGCCGAGATCGACGCGACAGGCGAGTTCCCGTGGGACGTGTTCGAGGAGCTCAAGCGCAACGACCTCCTCGCGATCCACGTCCCGGAGGAGTACGGCGGGCCCGGCGCCGACGCGATCTCCAGCGCCATCCTCATCGAGGAGGTCGCCCGCTGCTGCGCCGCCTCGTCGCTGATCCCGGCGGTGAACAAGCTCGGGACGCAGGGCATGCTGCTGTCCGGCGGCGAGGACATCAAGCACAAGTACCTGCCGAAGGTCGCCTCCGGCGAGGGGATGTTCTCCTACGCCCTGTCCGAGCCCGAGGCGGGCTCCGACGCGGCGGCGATGAAGACGCGCGCGGTCCGCGACGGCGACTCGTACGTCCTCGACGGCTCGAAGCGCTGGATCACCAACGCCAGCGTCTCGACGTACTTCACGGTCATGGCGGTGACCGACCCCGACATGGGCGCCAACGGCATCAGCGCGTTCGTCGTGGAGAAGGACGACCCCGGCTTCAGCGTCGGCAAGCTCGAGAAGAAGATGGGCATCAAGGGCAGCCCGACCGGCGAGCTGTACTTCGACGGCTGCCGGATCCCGGCGGACCGGATCATCGGCGCCGAGGGCACCGGCTTCAAGACGGCGTTGCGGACGCTCGACCACACCCGGCTGACGATCGGCGCGCAGGCGCTCGGCATCGCGCAGGGGGCGCTCGACTACGCGCTCGGCTACGTCAAGGAGCGGTCGCAGTTCGGCAAGCCGATCGCGTCGTTCCAGGCGGTGCAGTTCATGCTCGCCGACATGGCGATGAAGATCGAGGCCGCCCGCCAGCTCATCTACGTCGCCGCCGGCAAGGCCGAGCGGATGGAGCCGGACCTGACGTTCATCTCGGCGGCGGCGAAGTGCTTCGCCTCCGACGTGGCGATGGAGGTCACCGTCGACGGCGTGCAGCTCCTCGGCGGCTACGGGTACGTCTCCGACTACCCGATGGAACGCTTCATGCGCGACGCGAAGATCACGCAGATCTACGAGGGCACCAACCAGATCCAGCGTGTCGTCATGGCCCGCAACCTGCTCAAGTAG
- a CDS encoding acyl-CoA thioesterase: MTLDPRPVDASRCTLSRIMTVVDANLHGNIHGGVIMKLVDDAAGVVAARHSGGRAVTAAMDEMVFLVPVHVGDLVHAHAQVNWAGRTSMEIGVRVEAERWDEVGEPLHTSTAYLVYVALDSRGKPREVPPVSFADGDDVAPRRFREAEIRRTHRLARRQAINASRQP, encoded by the coding sequence ATGACGCTGGACCCCCGCCCCGTCGACGCCTCGCGCTGCACGCTGTCGCGCATCATGACCGTGGTCGACGCGAACCTGCACGGCAACATCCACGGTGGCGTGATCATGAAGCTGGTCGACGACGCGGCCGGCGTCGTCGCCGCCCGCCACTCCGGCGGCCGCGCGGTGACGGCGGCGATGGACGAGATGGTCTTCCTCGTCCCGGTCCACGTCGGCGACCTCGTCCACGCGCACGCCCAGGTCAACTGGGCCGGCCGCACGTCGATGGAGATCGGCGTGCGCGTCGAGGCGGAGCGCTGGGACGAGGTGGGGGAGCCGTTGCACACGTCGACGGCGTACCTCGTCTACGTCGCGCTGGACTCGCGCGGCAAGCCCCGCGAGGTGCCGCCGGTGTCGTTCGCCGACGGCGACGACGTCGCGCCGCGGCGGTTCCGCGAGGCGGAGATCCGCCGGACGCACCGCCTCGCGCGGCGCCAGGCGATCAACGCCTCGCGGCAGCCGTAG
- a CDS encoding UDP-glucose/GDP-mannose dehydrogenase family protein, translated as MTYRLTVLGTGYLGATHAVCMAELGYEVLGMDVDEAKIASLRAGEVPFFEPGLEPLLRKNVESGRLRFTTSYAEAGEFGDVHFLCVGTPQQAGSNAADLSYVDAVVDGLAPHLTRECLVVGKSTVPVGTAERLAARLAAAAPGGDAVELAWNPEFLREGFAVEDTLSPDRLVFGVRPGGRGEAVLREVFAPLLAKDTPVVVADYPTAELVKVSANAFLATKISFINAMAEVCEVVHADVKKLSEALSYDTRIGGRFLHAGLGFGGGCLPKDIRAFMARAEELGVDQALSFLAEVDAINQRRRARMVDLACELVGGAFAGKRVAVLGAAFKPNSDDIRDSPALDVASAIRRQDAEVTVYDPAAVENARRIHPELAYAGSAPEAARDADVVLHLTEWREFRDMDPSVLSEVVRERNIVDGRNALDPQLWRDAGWTYRALGRP; from the coding sequence ATGACGTACCGACTCACCGTCCTCGGCACCGGCTACCTCGGCGCGACCCACGCCGTCTGCATGGCCGAGCTCGGCTACGAGGTCCTCGGCATGGACGTGGACGAGGCCAAGATCGCCTCGCTGCGGGCGGGCGAGGTGCCGTTCTTCGAGCCGGGGCTGGAGCCGTTGCTCCGCAAGAACGTCGAGTCCGGGCGGCTGCGGTTCACGACCTCGTACGCCGAGGCGGGCGAGTTCGGCGACGTCCACTTCCTCTGCGTCGGCACCCCGCAGCAGGCCGGCAGCAACGCCGCCGACCTCTCCTACGTCGACGCCGTCGTCGACGGGCTGGCCCCCCACCTCACCCGCGAGTGCCTCGTCGTCGGCAAGTCCACCGTCCCGGTCGGCACCGCGGAGCGGCTCGCCGCCCGGCTCGCGGCCGCGGCGCCCGGCGGCGACGCCGTCGAGCTCGCGTGGAACCCGGAGTTCCTCCGCGAGGGGTTCGCGGTCGAGGACACGCTGTCGCCGGACCGGCTGGTGTTCGGCGTCCGCCCGGGCGGGCGCGGCGAGGCGGTGCTGCGCGAGGTGTTCGCGCCGCTCCTCGCCAAGGACACGCCCGTCGTCGTCGCCGACTACCCGACGGCCGAGCTGGTCAAGGTCAGCGCCAACGCGTTCCTCGCCACGAAGATCTCGTTCATCAACGCCATGGCCGAGGTGTGCGAGGTCGTCCACGCCGACGTCAAGAAGCTCTCCGAGGCGCTGTCGTACGACACCCGCATCGGCGGGCGGTTCCTGCACGCGGGGCTCGGCTTCGGCGGCGGCTGCCTGCCGAAGGACATCCGCGCGTTCATGGCGCGCGCCGAGGAGCTCGGCGTGGACCAGGCGCTGTCGTTCCTCGCCGAGGTCGACGCGATCAACCAGCGCCGGCGCGCCCGCATGGTCGACCTCGCGTGCGAGCTGGTCGGCGGCGCGTTCGCCGGCAAGCGGGTGGCGGTGCTGGGGGCGGCGTTCAAGCCGAACTCCGACGACATCCGCGACTCCCCCGCCCTCGACGTCGCGAGCGCGATCCGCCGCCAGGACGCCGAGGTGACGGTCTACGACCCGGCCGCCGTCGAGAACGCCCGCCGCATCCACCCCGAGCTCGCCTACGCCGGCAGCGCGCCGGAGGCGGCCCGCGACGCCGACGTCGTGCTGCACCTCACCGAGTGGCGCGAGTTCCGCGACATGGACCCATCCGTGCTCTCCGAGGTGGTGCGCGAGCGCAACATCGTCGACGGCCGCAACGCGCTCGACCCGCAGCTCTGGCGCGACGCCGGCTGGACCTACCGCGCCCTCGGCCGCCCGTAG